The sequence CTCTCCGCGTCGCCTTTTGTTGCAGGCGCACAGAGTCTGCGGGAAGAGTCCCTCTCCCGGATCGCGAAGAGTCACCGGGTGGTAATCGCCAGAGTTAACCTTGTCGGAGGCAATGACGATCTCGTCTTTGACGGTCGGAGTTCTGCCTTCTCTGCTGATGGTACGATGGTTGCCCGCGGTGCAGCCTTTGCTGAGGATCTCGTGAACGTCGACCTTGCTCTCCCCTCCCTGCAGGCAGTCGCTCCCGACGACGTGGAGCCCGAATCGGAGATCTGGCGGGCACTGGTCCTCGGCACCCGGGATTACGTCCATAAGTGCGGTTTTACATCGGTCCACCTCGGTCTCTCCGGCGGGATTGACTCGTCGCTCGTAGCAGCAATCGCCGTCGAGGCACTCGGTCCGGAGAACGTCCTCGGGGTGCTCCTCCCCTCCCCCTACACCTCCGCCGAGAGCATCGAAGACGCCCGTGAACTTGCAGAGAACCTTGGCATCAGAGTGGAGTGCGTCCCAATCAGCCAGATAATGAAGGCATTTGACGGTGCTCTTTCTGATCTCTTTGCCGGCATGCGCCGCGACGCCACCGAGGAGAACCTTCAGGCCAGGATCCGGGGGACCGTCCTGATGGCCCTCTCGAACAAGTTCGGCTCCATGCTCCTCTCCACCGGGAACAAGTCCGAGGCTGCGGTCGGCTACTGCACCCTCTACGGCGAC is a genomic window of Methanoculleus thermophilus containing:
- a CDS encoding NAD+ synthase — encoded protein: MKISLLQVNTVVGDLTGNADRIAAGVREASRYRPDLIVAPELSLIGCPPHDLLLQTGFVKKSLAVLEDLAADLSGAPPVLLGFAEPNLSGTGRPLFNAAALLRDGEVRETFRKTRLSRNIPDEERYFEPWTGTPQVLRIGRRAIGVSIGDEIWRGGPMPEVIVNLSASPFVAGAQSLREESLSRIAKSHRVVIARVNLVGGNDDLVFDGRSSAFSADGTMVARGAAFAEDLVNVDLALPSLQAVAPDDVEPESEIWRALVLGTRDYVHKCGFTSVHLGLSGGIDSSLVAAIAVEALGPENVLGVLLPSPYTSAESIEDARELAENLGIRVECVPISQIMKAFDGALSDLFAGMRRDATEENLQARIRGTVLMALSNKFGSMLLSTGNKSEAAVGYCTLYGDTAGGLSVIGDLPKCMVYRICRWLNRKHPVIPERVLEKPPSAELRPGQTDLETLPPYDLLDAILYRY